In the genome of Methylomagnum ishizawai, the window AAGCCCTCTTGCCAGTACAGGGCGCGGACGCTGTCTTTGCTTTCGGTGGGATGCGGGATCGGGATCGCGGTCATGGCTGTGGGATCGGGCTGGAAAAGTCGGGCATTTTATGACAGGGGGCGCGGGGCAACAAATTCGGCACCGGGATGGTTGGGTGCCCGCCATGCTTGATGTGCGGCATCCGCTGGAGAACTGTGCGCAGATATCCAGGATTTTTAGGAATCCGCAGCTTGAACTTTCCCCCCGCCGCGCTCTCTATTTCCAGCGACGGCGGTATCCCGGCTGGCGGACCGCCACACCATCTTCCAACCTGGATTTATCGAGATGACCGTGGGAGGGCGTATGTATTTGGAAGCCTTCATCTGGAGCTGGGTCCACCTGCATCCCGGCTACCTGCTCAGGCAAACGGCCAAATTCCTGGGATTGGCCGCCTTGATCTTGCTGCCGCTGTTCCTCAGTAATATCTATCTGGTCAAGCAGGGCTTCACCCCCACCGCGCCCAGTTTCCATATCGAGGCCAGCCCCGACGAAATACCGCATTAGGCCGGAATGCGCCCCAGCCGCTGCCGCACCGCCTCGAACAACAGGATGCCGGTGGCGACCGAGAGGTTCAGGCTTTCCACCTGCCCGGCCATGGGGATTTTGACCAGGAAATCGCAGCGCTCGCGGGTCAGCCGTCGCAAGCCCTTGCCTTCCGCGCCCACCACCAAGGCGAGGGGCAGGTTCAAGTCGGTTTGGTAGACCGAACGCTGCGCCTCGCCCGCCGCGCCCGCCACCCAAATCCCGCTGTCCTTCATCCAGCCCAAGGCCCGCACCAGGTTGGTCACCCGGTAGATCGGCACGGTTTCCGCCGCGCCGGAAGCCACCTTCGCCACCGTCGGCGTGATGCCTACCGCTTGATCCTTGGTCAGCACCACGCCGCGCACGCCCGCCGCATCGGCGGTGCGCAGGCAAGCGCCCAGGTTGTGGGGGTCCTGGACTTGGTCCAGCACCAGGAACAAGGGCAAAGGTCCGGGATTTTCCAAAACCTCGCGCAATTCATACTCGCCCAATTCGCCCGGCATCAGCAATTCCATCACCACGCCTTGGTGATGCTTGCCTTCGGCCAGGGCATCGAGACGGCTTTTACCGGCGGTCTGGGCCACGATGCCCAGGGCGTCGAGTTGCCGCACCAGGGCGGCGATACGGGCATCACTGCGGCGCTCGTCCAACCAGACGTTGACGATCTTGTCGGGGCTGTGTTCCAGGGCCGATTCCGCCGCGTGCAACCCCGCCACTTTGCGCCGCGCCTTCATTTGCGCCTCCGTTTGCGGGAACGGCCCGCCGGGGCCGGTTTGGCTTCGGCCTTGACCAGTTCGAGGTCGATCTTGCGCTCGTCCAGGTCCACCCGCGCCACCACTACTTCGACGCTATCGCCGAGCCGGTAGATTTTGCCGGTGCGCTCGCCCTGCAAGCGGTAGCCGACAGGATCGTAATGGAAATAATCCTTGTCGAGGGTGGAGATATGCACCAGCCCCTCGATGAAGACATCCTTCAATTCCACGAAGAAGCCGAAACCCGTCACCGTCGAAATCACGCCTTCGAACTGCTCGCCCAGCTTGTCCTGCATATATTCGCATTTGAGCCAGGCCACCACGTCGCGGGTGGCGTCGTCGGCGCGGCGCTCGGTGAAAGAGCAATGTTCGCCCAGCACCACCATATCGT includes:
- the rlmB gene encoding 23S rRNA (guanosine(2251)-2'-O)-methyltransferase RlmB, with translation MKARRKVAGLHAAESALEHSPDKIVNVWLDERRSDARIAALVRQLDALGIVAQTAGKSRLDALAEGKHHQGVVMELLMPGELGEYELREVLENPGPLPLFLVLDQVQDPHNLGACLRTADAAGVRGVVLTKDQAVGITPTVAKVASGAAETVPIYRVTNLVRALGWMKDSGIWVAGAAGEAQRSVYQTDLNLPLALVVGAEGKGLRRLTRERCDFLVKIPMAGQVESLNLSVATGILLFEAVRQRLGRIPA